A genome region from candidate division KSB1 bacterium includes the following:
- a CDS encoding TonB-dependent receptor, translating to MKYYLIILLSVLYCLSNTDASVIKGRVTDEMSGEALPNANVLLKDTQTGAVADQNGRFIVPGIVPGRYQVQVNHMGYEPYSLALTVSEQDTVNLEIALTRDVFRLSDVVVTASRSPQIYKNVAVPTRVVQRREIEARGALDVADALKTRPGIVIQRGTSGEKNVTLNGIDGKRVLVLVDGVPFSARLNDKVNLAHIDADQVDRIEIVKGPGSALYGSDAMGGVINVITRSVSNETIAANLRYGSYETVGGNFNLSRRLGAVHTRVTLDVQKQGARQSVGEIQVDESQAMRAGLTMDYTNKRLGDFTIKTDLRRDEMDSETQFMGQASDNELDVQTWHSTLDWKREFGTLLQTRIKGYYSGHHREYSTESFMAPAASVDTTEDQIYGVRSDIAWSVTQTLDLDMGVDVSRHNYDNKRLSSKAERDELGVFAQAQWQALEPVRLSVGGRFDKISNLEAHWSPRVSTLIDVSSNLSLRAHWGLGFRAPSFIEMYSDFMMPIPGMPLQVKGNPHLQPETSNGTGLGLDFLVSDRMNISVSAFRNELNDMIVDFQQSSLVYSYHNVEHAVFKGFEVRTAYKIGPLQPAVSYIYTDIEKSQGYTGGRTAPHAGSVELTGAWFKERLTLSVRDQVYSEQDVSVVGRGGAISAQTKEAYHMLDLSLGFSFTSRIELRAGVNNVNDYTNDLYGPYIGREFFTRMQVRY from the coding sequence ATGAAATATTATTTAATCATTTTATTATCCGTTTTATACTGTTTGTCAAATACGGATGCTTCGGTAATCAAAGGACGAGTGACGGATGAGATGTCCGGTGAAGCGCTGCCGAACGCCAATGTACTGCTCAAGGACACACAAACGGGAGCGGTGGCGGATCAGAACGGCCGTTTTATCGTGCCCGGCATTGTGCCCGGCAGGTATCAGGTTCAGGTGAACCATATGGGGTATGAACCGTATAGTCTTGCTCTGACTGTATCTGAACAAGATACCGTGAATCTGGAGATTGCCCTGACCCGCGATGTGTTTCGCCTGTCCGATGTGGTGGTGACCGCATCGCGTTCGCCGCAGATTTACAAAAATGTTGCGGTACCGACCCGCGTTGTTCAGCGCCGTGAAATCGAGGCGCGCGGCGCCCTGGATGTGGCGGATGCGCTCAAGACGCGTCCCGGCATTGTTATTCAGCGCGGCACCAGCGGTGAAAAAAATGTGACTCTGAACGGCATTGACGGCAAACGTGTATTGGTGCTGGTGGACGGCGTGCCGTTTTCCGCGCGCCTGAACGATAAAGTGAATCTGGCGCATATCGATGCGGATCAGGTTGATCGTATTGAAATTGTCAAGGGCCCCGGCTCTGCATTGTACGGCAGTGATGCCATGGGCGGGGTGATCAATGTGATTACCCGCTCTGTTTCAAACGAGACGATTGCCGCAAACCTGCGTTACGGCTCTTATGAAACCGTCGGAGGCAATTTCAATCTGTCCCGGCGTCTGGGAGCGGTGCATACCCGTGTGACTTTGGATGTTCAGAAACAGGGGGCGCGGCAGTCCGTTGGTGAAATTCAGGTGGATGAATCGCAGGCTATGCGCGCCGGTTTGACAATGGATTATACAAACAAGCGGCTTGGCGATTTTACGATTAAAACCGATCTGCGCCGGGACGAGATGGATTCAGAAACACAGTTTATGGGCCAGGCGTCCGACAATGAACTCGATGTACAAACCTGGCACAGTACCCTGGACTGGAAGCGGGAGTTTGGCACTTTATTACAGACCCGCATCAAAGGATATTATTCCGGGCACCATCGCGAGTATTCAACTGAAAGCTTTATGGCGCCGGCTGCGTCTGTGGATACCACAGAGGATCAGATTTACGGGGTCCGGTCTGATATTGCCTGGAGCGTGACGCAAACGCTGGATCTGGATATGGGCGTGGACGTGTCCCGCCACAACTATGACAACAAACGTCTGAGCAGTAAGGCGGAACGGGATGAGCTGGGCGTGTTTGCCCAGGCGCAGTGGCAGGCTCTGGAGCCGGTGCGCTTGTCGGTTGGCGGCCGGTTTGATAAAATCAGCAATCTGGAGGCGCACTGGAGTCCGCGAGTGAGCACGTTAATCGATGTGTCCTCGAATCTGAGTCTGCGCGCGCATTGGGGCCTGGGATTTCGCGCGCCGTCGTTCATTGAAATGTATTCTGATTTTATGATGCCCATTCCCGGTATGCCGCTGCAGGTCAAAGGCAATCCGCATTTGCAGCCCGAGACATCCAACGGAACCGGACTCGGACTGGATTTTCTCGTTTCCGACCGGATGAATATCAGCGTGTCTGCTTTTCGAAATGAACTCAATGATATGATTGTTGATTTCCAACAGTCTTCACTGGTGTACAGCTATCACAATGTTGAACATGCTGTTTTTAAAGGCTTTGAAGTCCGTACTGCATACAAAATCGGTCCGCTGCAGCCGGCAGTCAGTTATATTTACACGGATATAGAAAAAAGCCAGGGCTACACCGGCGGACGCACCGCCCCGCATGCGGGATCGGTTGAACTCACCGGAGCCTGGTTCAAAGAGCGTTTAACCCTGTCTGTGCGCGACCAGGTCTACAGTGAACAGGATGTTTCCGTCGTGGGCCGCGGCGGCGCCATCAGCGCGCAGACCAAAGAAGCGTACCATATGCTTGATCTGTCGCTGGGATTCAGTTTCACATCCCGTATTGAGTTGCGCGCCGGAGTGAATAATGTGAATGATTATACAAATGATTTATATGGTCCTTATATCGGGCGAGAGTTTTTTACGCGCATGCAGGTGCGATATTGA